One window of the Benincasa hispida cultivar B227 chromosome 3, ASM972705v1, whole genome shotgun sequence genome contains the following:
- the LOC120074519 gene encoding salicylic acid-binding protein 2-like, with amino-acid sequence MAENNEKKQHFILVHGACHGAWCWYKLKPLLEAAGHRVTVLDMAASGIDQRPLEEVRTLSEYSKPLLETMDGVIGGGEKVILVGHSLGGLSLALAMETHPDKVAAAVFLTAYVPDTVNSPSFVFDMHSEVNHIEDFLDMEFCSNGSTTQPFTSMLYGPKFLSSYLYHLSPIQDLELAKTLARPSPVLHESLSKAKNFSEEKFGKVTKVYVICKEDKILEKQFQEWMIQNSGIQNVMEIEGADHMPMFSKPQQLCQCLLHTAKKYV; translated from the exons ATGGCGGAGAATAACGAAAAGAAGCAACATTTCATATTGGTGCATGGGGCCTGTCACGGAGCTTGGTGCTGGTACAAACTCAAACCACTACTTGAGGCTGCCGGCCACCGCGTGACGGTGCTTGACATGGCGGCCTCGGGAATCGACCAGAGGCCTCTGGAAGAAGTTCGGACGCTTTCAGAGTACTCAAAACCACTGTTGGAAACGATGGACGGCGTTATTGGTGGCGGTGAAAAGGTGATATTGGTGGGTCACAGCCTGGGCGGCCTAAGCTTGGCCTTGGCCATGGAGACTCACCCGGATAAGGTTGCGGCCGCCGTGTTCTTGACTGCCTATGTCCCCGACACCGTCAACTCACCGTCCTTTGTTTTTGACATG CACTCGGAGGTAAACCATATAGAAGACTTTCTAGACATGGAGTTTTGTTCCAATGGAAGCACCACCCAGCCTTTCACTTCAATGCTCTACGGCCCCAAATTCTTGTCCTCCTATCTCTATCACTTATCCCCAATTCAG GATTTGGAGCTTGCAAAGACATTGGCGAGACCAAGTCCGGTGTTGCATGAGAGTCTATCCAAAGCAAAGAATTTTTCAGAAGAGAAATTTGGAAAAGTGACCAAAGTGTATGTGATTTGCAAGGAAGACAAGATACTTGAAAAGCAATTCCAAGAATGGATGATCCAAAATAGTGGAATTCAAAATGTGATGGAGATTGAAGGAGCTGACCATATGCCCATGTTCTCTAAGCCACAACAACTTTGCCAATGCCTCCTTCATACAGccaaaaaatatgtttaa